The proteins below come from a single Candidatus Gracilibacteria bacterium genomic window:
- a CDS encoding S-layer homology domain-containing protein, with translation MRFLRSFLAMVIVVSFPLTALAGTFSDVSSTNENREAIEYLVYNGTLKGYDDSTFRPSNTINRAELMKVLVLSQGIEPDATVYKNCFPDVTTEWFAPYVCYAHEQGWVDGYPDNTFLPANTVNKVEAAKMVINAWGYSDMLPDSLSISKSDLFDDTYPSVWYAPYVYLIKSWNLEGEWHIDGSAGNFNPADGMERGRAAEYMFRIIVMEDFGEAAYGEGDGLAFFTAHGLDYLLEDSVADPVADPVVDPVVDPVADPVVDEEVYLDLTSSSVDQVLIITNQGDYTVNLEGYSLETDATFYEFGSYELGSWESVEVEYYFPEETVYLRSPEGGIVDYDYNF, from the coding sequence ATGAGATTTCTCCGTTCTTTTTTGGCAATGGTTATTGTTGTGAGCTTTCCGCTCACCGCCCTTGCCGGGACTTTTAGTGATGTTTCTTCTACAAACGAAAATCGTGAGGCGATCGAATATCTTGTTTATAACGGGACTTTAAAGGGTTACGATGATTCGACTTTTCGTCCTTCCAATACGATCAATCGTGCCGAACTCATGAAGGTTTTGGTTCTTTCTCAAGGGATTGAGCCGGATGCGACTGTTTATAAAAATTGTTTCCCGGATGTGACGACCGAGTGGTTCGCTCCGTATGTTTGTTATGCACACGAGCAAGGGTGGGTTGATGGTTATCCGGACAATACTTTCCTTCCCGCTAATACGGTGAATAAAGTTGAGGCCGCCAAGATGGTTATTAATGCTTGGGGATACAGCGATATGCTTCCCGATAGTTTGAGTATTTCCAAATCGGATTTATTTGATGATACTTACCCTTCTGTTTGGTATGCCCCTTATGTTTATTTAATTAAATCGTGGAATTTAGAGGGGGAGTGGCATATAGACGGGTCTGCCGGCAATTTTAATCCCGCCGATGGAATGGAGCGCGGACGTGCGGCGGAATATATGTTTCGTATTATTGTAATGGAAGATTTTGGAGAAGCGGCGTATGGGGAAGGAGATGGCTTAGCTTTCTTTACTGCCCATGGATTGGATTATTTATTGGAGGATTCTGTCGCGGATCCGGTTGCAGATCCGGTCGTTGATCCGGTTGTTGATCCGGTTGCGGATCCCGTTGTTGACGAAGAGGTTTATCTTGATTTAACTTCTTCTTCTGTCGATCAAGTTCTCATCATCACTAATCAGGGAGATTATACGGTCAATTTAGAAGGGTATAGCTTGGAAACCGATGCGACTTTTTACGAATTTGGCTCTTACGAACTGGGTTCTTGGGAAAGTGTTGAGGTCGAATACTATTTCCCCGAAGAGACTGTTTATCTCCGTAGTCCTGAGGGAGGAATTGTTGACTATGATTACAATTTCTAG
- a CDS encoding pyruvoyl-dependent arginine decarboxylase, which translates to MEKNARLTSTSKSSKKTLNADKPPPRSVVTEGGRLIGNRIPKDFFISKGKGESEITIHAGSYHLALRDAGIEMCNIITYSSILSGIANEIKKPKTLVHGSVMETIMAVSTAEKGNRATAAIVFGWLYDRKTGEKHGGLVCEYNGCLPEKEAVKQLRASLNELYTNGYDGKFEMKDITLNSESMLVKKNYGTVLVSLCWVNYVVPIY; encoded by the coding sequence ATGGAAAAAAATGCTCGTTTAACTTCAACTTCAAAATCTTCCAAAAAAACATTAAATGCCGATAAGCCGCCCCCCCGTAGTGTGGTTACCGAAGGAGGCCGTTTAATCGGGAATCGAATTCCTAAGGATTTCTTTATTTCCAAAGGAAAAGGAGAGAGTGAAATCACCATCCATGCCGGATCGTATCATTTGGCGCTCCGCGATGCGGGAATCGAAATGTGCAATATCATCACGTATTCTTCCATCCTTTCCGGAATCGCCAATGAAATTAAAAAACCGAAAACATTGGTTCACGGATCGGTGATGGAAACCATTATGGCGGTTTCAACCGCGGAAAAAGGCAATCGAGCCACGGCCGCTATTGTTTTTGGGTGGTTGTATGATCGGAAAACAGGGGAAAAACATGGCGGATTGGTGTGTGAATACAACGGATGTTTGCCTGAAAAAGAAGCGGTGAAACAATTGCGTGCCAGTTTGAATGAACTTTATACGAATGGATATGATGGAAAATTTGAAATGAAAGATATTACATTGAATTCTGAAAGTATGCTGGTGAAGAAAAATTATGGCACGGTGTTGGTGTCGCTTTGCTGGGTCAATTACGTTGTCCCCATTTATTAA
- a CDS encoding glycosyltransferase: MKTINHHPRIAAIIPVYNEAKRIGRVLEILTRIPLLNEIIVVDDGSTDNTEEVIKSFNVKYLKNPTNQGKGIAMQNGVNATKADILFFCDGDLDGLNEKIVEEILNPVIEGNVDMFIGVRSNVRERYFKFVGLLSGERAVRRNIWDNLPCCYKHHYRIEISLNNYSKYYGKGFGFKTFSNYFQPIKEFKYGFFKGLGKRLGMYYDIFWAQSRFQLVDLPKPLKQLRGYAIKAFLCLGPVGSGLALILTSSLIYSALLRFIQKAIFENPGTSFTLFLLNIIKYVTVHTIILTGSIILGIGLLLLLINVIRFVRAFFKRQKVWSC; encoded by the coding sequence ATGAAAACGATCAATCATCATCCCCGCATCGCCGCCATCATTCCGGTCTACAACGAAGCCAAACGCATTGGACGCGTGCTTGAAATTCTCACCCGCATCCCGCTTTTGAATGAAATCATTGTGGTGGACGACGGATCTACGGACAACACCGAGGAAGTGATCAAATCTTTCAACGTCAAATATCTCAAAAATCCGACCAACCAAGGGAAGGGCATTGCCATGCAAAATGGCGTAAACGCCACCAAAGCCGACATTCTCTTCTTTTGCGACGGAGACCTCGATGGATTGAATGAAAAAATCGTGGAAGAAATCTTAAATCCGGTGATCGAAGGCAATGTGGATATGTTCATCGGCGTGCGATCCAATGTGCGAGAACGCTACTTTAAATTCGTGGGATTGTTGTCTGGAGAACGTGCGGTGCGCCGCAACATTTGGGACAATCTCCCCTGCTGTTACAAACACCATTATCGCATTGAAATCAGTCTCAACAATTACTCCAAATATTATGGAAAAGGATTCGGATTCAAAACCTTTTCCAATTATTTTCAACCGATAAAAGAATTCAAATACGGCTTTTTTAAAGGCCTCGGCAAACGCTTGGGCATGTACTACGACATTTTTTGGGCGCAATCCCGATTCCAACTTGTAGACTTACCCAAACCCCTCAAACAATTGCGCGGCTACGCGATCAAAGCCTTTTTATGCCTGGGTCCGGTGGGCAGCGGCCTGGCTCTCATTCTCACCTCATCTCTCATCTACAGCGCCCTGCTCCGCTTCATCCAAAAAGCCATTTTTGAAAATCCGGGAACTTCATTCACCTTATTTTTGCTCAACATCATCAAATACGTCACGGTTCACACCATCATTTTGACGGGAAGCATTATTCTTGGCATCGGGCTTTTGCTTTTGCTCATCAACGTCATCCGTTTCGTACGCGCTTTCTTCAAACGACAAAAAGTGTGGAGTTGTTAA
- a CDS encoding single-stranded DNA-binding protein, with translation MSMSLNRAQLIGNLTRDPEARQTSSGKSVVNFGIATNSRWTDASGQVQEKTEFHNIVVWGKLADICAQYIRKGSKVYVEGRIQSREWQGEDGVKRFRTEIVAENVIMLDRKGASSEGGSGFEQRSFGAGASSASKSVPMDAAPADDLPVTSGNGEIPISDLPF, from the coding sequence ATGTCCATGTCTTTGAATCGAGCTCAGCTCATTGGAAATTTAACCCGAGATCCCGAAGCGCGCCAAACGTCCTCCGGAAAGTCGGTGGTGAATTTTGGAATTGCCACGAATTCTCGCTGGACCGATGCCAGCGGCCAAGTTCAGGAAAAAACCGAGTTTCATAATATCGTGGTGTGGGGGAAACTCGCGGACATTTGTGCTCAATACATTCGAAAGGGGAGTAAAGTGTACGTTGAAGGACGCATTCAATCTCGCGAATGGCAGGGAGAAGATGGTGTCAAACGCTTCCGTACCGAGATTGTGGCGGAAAATGTCATCATGCTTGACCGAAAAGGCGCGAGCAGTGAAGGCGGATCCGGATTTGAACAACGCTCTTTTGGAGCGGGTGCGAGTTCTGCTTCAAAATCCGTGCCCATGGACGCGGCTCCGGCCGATGATTTGCCCGTGACTTCCGGAAATGGCGAGATTCCGATTTCGGATTTGCCGTTTTAA
- a CDS encoding guanylate kinase — MPGKLFLILGSSGSGKGTVLEALHKDCKQYVFPLSCTTRPRRPGERDGDIYHFVTKADFEGRIEKGEFLEYATVHQDNYYGTLKAPILRALEDGKTVVREVDVQGLRSIRNLISKEHLVSVFLTVSDWEILRQRILKRSPMSVEEISHRYESYLIEMSWAKECDFVVESVEGHIEKLIADVKEIIEKNAGSQRFEGLF; from the coding sequence ATGCCTGGAAAATTATTCCTCATTCTTGGTTCATCGGGGTCCGGAAAGGGGACGGTGCTTGAGGCGTTGCACAAAGATTGCAAACAATATGTGTTCCCGTTGTCCTGCACGACTCGACCGCGTCGACCCGGGGAGCGCGACGGCGATATTTATCATTTTGTGACCAAGGCGGATTTTGAGGGGCGAATTGAGAAGGGAGAGTTTTTGGAATACGCGACCGTGCATCAGGATAATTATTACGGCACGCTCAAAGCGCCGATCTTGCGCGCACTCGAGGATGGCAAAACCGTGGTGCGTGAAGTGGATGTGCAAGGCCTTCGTTCGATTCGTAACTTGATTTCCAAGGAGCATTTGGTGTCTGTTTTCTTGACGGTTTCGGATTGGGAAATTTTACGACAACGTATTTTGAAACGCAGTCCCATGTCCGTGGAGGAAATCTCGCATCGGTATGAAAGTTATTTAATCGAAATGTCGTGGGCGAAAGAGTGCGATTTTGTGGTGGAAAGCGTGGAAGGACACATTGAAAAATTGATTGCGGATGTGAAAGAAATTATTGAAAAAAATGCATGATCGCAACGGTTTGAATGACTTTTTTAA
- the speB gene encoding agmatinase, translating to MNYGNLPARYSGLKSSKVVIVPVPYDGTSTWGKGADKGPAALLDASANMELYDIETDSEPYTIGIHTDKPLLYKTPEKGAKVTEEKVGAFLDQGKLVCLLGGEHSVSAGAIAAAAKRFKKMSVLQLDAHSDMREEYNGSRYNHACVMARAKDLCPVVQVGIRSMDSCEKPNIKKDRVFFAENIRTRKNWIREVVAKLTDEVYITIDLDVFDPSVLPSTGTPEPGGLGWYEVLDLLREVIRQKKMVAFDVVELAPNPKEKASDFLAAKLIYKMLAYRYF from the coding sequence ATGAATTACGGCAATCTCCCGGCGCGCTACTCCGGGCTCAAAAGCTCGAAGGTCGTGATCGTGCCGGTTCCTTATGATGGAACCAGTACTTGGGGAAAAGGCGCGGACAAAGGGCCGGCCGCTCTTTTGGACGCGTCCGCGAATATGGAATTGTATGACATCGAGACCGATTCCGAACCTTATACAATAGGAATTCATACGGATAAGCCGTTGCTTTATAAGACGCCGGAAAAAGGCGCGAAAGTAACGGAAGAAAAAGTCGGTGCTTTTTTGGATCAAGGAAAATTGGTGTGTTTGTTGGGAGGGGAACATTCTGTGAGCGCGGGAGCGATTGCCGCGGCGGCGAAACGATTTAAAAAAATGTCTGTGCTTCAGCTGGACGCGCATTCGGACATGAGAGAGGAATACAACGGCTCTCGTTACAATCACGCGTGTGTGATGGCACGGGCCAAGGATTTGTGCCCGGTGGTGCAAGTGGGGATTCGCAGTATGGACTCTTGTGAAAAGCCGAACATTAAAAAAGATCGTGTTTTTTTTGCCGAGAATATTCGCACTCGAAAAAATTGGATCCGTGAGGTGGTGGCGAAATTGACCGACGAGGTTTATATCACGATTGATTTGGATGTTTTTGACCCTTCGGTTTTGCCGTCCACAGGAACGCCGGAACCCGGAGGATTGGGGTGGTATGAAGTTTTGGATTTATTGCGTGAAGTGATTCGTCAAAAAAAGATGGTGGCTTTTGATGTGGTGGAGTTGGCGCCGAATCCCAAAGAAAAGGCGTCGGATTTTTTGGCCGCCAAATTGATTTATAAGATGCTAGCTTATCGTTATTTTTAA
- a CDS encoding SDR family NAD(P)-dependent oxidoreductase, which translates to MSLEAPTTPTDTPEQVPQYYLVTGATSGIGFETSKKLLAEGKHVIGMGNREEKTVPAELKNDVKFHYVRTDLRDPEQIEASREKIEAAMKVEGIRDTTRARINGILLCAGGLTSDSKITGKLEETDMYKVNAESPAFLMTTLAKNPNLLAENAPIIYVHTLSAGPVDMVKVLEDRPTTETSTALAKPSHPLIELLEKFLKSPLRTTLYGTTNPLDADTPPRTTAGSGLKKYVKTKVIGLLKLVEALSATGLLNRLRVFSPGACKTPMTNAVVNEGTDVPAEWTAVEAIDPAIVGTQLATWLQKPWTEDEKPKDKYRSAPGIAKWFVELLPKPIQDLFLPGFVWANGKNSLANMGMNEAAWNKNLEKHRETQGYGNVPYSPLKYKWLAPQKLGQGVKELLTFLGLYE; encoded by the coding sequence ATGTCACTAGAAGCACCAACAACACCAACCGATACCCCGGAACAAGTCCCCCAATATTACCTTGTGACCGGTGCCACGAGCGGGATTGGCTTTGAAACGTCGAAAAAACTCTTAGCAGAAGGAAAACATGTGATCGGCATGGGAAACCGTGAGGAAAAAACTGTCCCAGCTGAACTAAAAAACGATGTTAAGTTCCATTATGTACGAACCGACCTCCGAGACCCGGAACAAATTGAGGCTTCACGAGAAAAAATTGAAGCAGCCATGAAAGTTGAAGGAATCAGAGATACGACTCGCGCAAGAATCAACGGCATCCTCCTCTGCGCCGGAGGCTTAACCAGCGACAGCAAAATCACGGGGAAATTGGAAGAAACCGACATGTATAAAGTCAATGCCGAGTCCCCTGCTTTTCTCATGACTACCTTGGCGAAAAACCCAAATCTCTTGGCTGAAAATGCGCCCATTATTTACGTCCACACCTTGTCTGCAGGACCGGTGGATATGGTGAAAGTACTGGAAGATCGACCAACCACTGAGACATCAACGGCTCTAGCCAAACCCTCTCACCCCTTAATTGAACTTCTTGAAAAATTCCTTAAATCACCTTTAAGAACAACTCTTTATGGAACAACCAATCCGCTGGATGCCGACACTCCTCCTCGCACCACCGCAGGTAGTGGTTTAAAAAAATACGTCAAAACCAAAGTCATCGGATTGCTAAAATTGGTGGAAGCCTTAAGTGCCACAGGACTCCTCAACAGGCTGAGGGTGTTTTCGCCCGGAGCCTGTAAAACCCCCATGACAAACGCTGTAGTAAACGAAGGAACAGACGTGCCCGCAGAATGGACTGCGGTTGAAGCCATTGACCCGGCAATTGTCGGAACACAACTCGCAACATGGCTTCAAAAACCATGGACAGAAGATGAAAAACCCAAAGACAAATATCGAAGCGCCCCCGGGATAGCAAAATGGTTTGTTGAACTACTGCCAAAACCCATACAAGACCTTTTCTTGCCCGGCTTTGTCTGGGCAAACGGAAAAAATAGTCTCGCAAACATGGGAATGAACGAAGCAGCCTGGAATAAAAATTTGGAAAAGCATCGAGAAACTCAAGGCTATGGCAACGTCCCTTACAGCCCGCTCAAATACAAATGGCTGGCGCCACAAAAACTAGGCCAAGGAGTAAAAGAATTATTAACATTCCTCGGACTCTACGAATAA
- a CDS encoding S-layer homology domain-containing protein: MIKSPSRFFVVLPFLLILFLASCSASMQTSFLDVEFVNPNYDAIVYVQTQGIVSGYEDGTFGPSKKINRAEFTKILIGAQFTAQQIETCVPKLSFSDVFGDEWFAPYVCVAGNEGIISGYSDGTFRPSDNVNFAEAAKILVGAFDYEVGTDAIWYKPFVQALENRGAIPTSLCSFDQSVSRGDMAEMIYRLKENISDKTSMAFFSEDANLIDGTTFSKQYSVKARTWGNGISTTSDGGYIVTGTTIPKCEMCDTDAYISKLTSTGAAEWTRLVQTVAGGSGGDEGHAAIQLSDGSYLMAGETPGFETDEEIAGTCYTRIKTFFSKFDAQGNHQWSRNFPFGSDDLTDSIYPAQDGGFFYLDNLSEWETQDAGGDIYHEYPFSSLKLIKFSGEGSVEWIKRISADDDDNSSFALTSDGGFIFTGNFHYLKEDGSGDESSLEAYDSLEGIMKLDRNGDLEWAKTVETLPAEIPTAIMNEDGIGYTLDYLEWRMPAGWMDYVKETPDGGFMAIGPFSMIAMSGLDLPIDMEATLAAPLLAVKMDGDGNYEWAKIITVKTETYKNDLFVEKTADNGFILVWNFSTVDADSDEKTAQYTAMINEINTAFENGEMTLDEATAAYGEIPKDLYNTSRYNFLVIKTDENFNGQWVKQVGGETAISATDTVMTVDQGVAIIGSVGDFVNDNGEYMYVVKLDANGNVGASSDFVFDYEGGFSSEDVTAYVLMNDLEATSLDYDLEARDQSPFTPSYSNTVTTIDPVAETSAPLCTIDYSESAGDVETKTWAQIYYEGVENVETTNDTSLEIYNEMMPILNELYNNEVKLWDNFYGMMLDFAFSRLTTEEDVAAVQDYYEGLGYEKIEAIGGNDLTMSRVGRMLNFDFSITDKMKGTLEVTW; this comes from the coding sequence ATGATTAAAAGCCCTTCTCGTTTTTTTGTTGTTTTGCCTTTTCTTTTGATTTTATTTTTGGCGTCGTGTTCGGCGTCGATGCAAACGTCTTTTTTGGATGTTGAATTCGTGAATCCAAATTACGATGCTATCGTTTATGTGCAAACCCAAGGCATTGTGAGCGGGTATGAAGATGGGACTTTTGGGCCTTCCAAGAAAATCAATCGTGCGGAATTTACGAAAATTCTCATTGGCGCACAATTCACCGCTCAACAGATTGAAACGTGTGTGCCGAAATTGAGTTTTTCGGATGTTTTTGGGGACGAATGGTTTGCGCCGTACGTGTGTGTGGCCGGGAATGAGGGGATCATCAGCGGGTATTCGGACGGGACGTTTCGACCGAGTGATAATGTTAATTTTGCAGAGGCGGCAAAAATTTTGGTGGGCGCTTTTGATTATGAGGTTGGCACGGATGCGATTTGGTATAAACCGTTTGTGCAAGCCCTTGAAAATCGAGGCGCTATTCCGACCAGCCTTTGTTCGTTCGATCAATCGGTTTCGCGCGGGGACATGGCAGAAATGATTTATCGGCTTAAAGAAAATATCAGCGACAAGACTTCGATGGCGTTTTTTTCGGAAGATGCGAACTTGATCGATGGCACGACGTTTTCAAAACAATATTCGGTGAAAGCTCGGACTTGGGGAAATGGGATCTCAACTACGAGCGATGGCGGATATATTGTGACCGGAACCACGATTCCCAAGTGCGAAATGTGCGACACCGATGCGTATATTTCAAAATTGACGAGTACGGGGGCGGCGGAATGGACCCGGCTGGTACAAACCGTTGCCGGAGGGAGCGGAGGAGATGAAGGGCATGCGGCGATTCAGTTGTCGGATGGTAGTTATTTGATGGCCGGAGAAACTCCGGGATTCGAAACCGATGAGGAAATCGCCGGTACTTGCTATACTCGAATTAAAACTTTTTTCTCAAAATTCGATGCGCAAGGTAATCATCAATGGAGTCGGAATTTTCCTTTTGGATCCGATGATTTGACGGATTCGATCTATCCGGCGCAGGATGGTGGATTTTTTTATTTGGATAATTTGTCGGAATGGGAAACGCAGGATGCCGGGGGTGATATTTATCATGAATATCCTTTTTCTTCGCTCAAATTGATTAAATTTTCAGGGGAGGGGAGTGTGGAATGGATCAAACGAATCAGTGCGGACGATGATGACAATTCTTCGTTTGCGCTCACAAGCGATGGTGGATTTATTTTTACCGGGAATTTTCATTATCTAAAAGAGGACGGTTCGGGAGATGAGAGTTCGTTGGAAGCTTATGATTCATTGGAGGGCATCATGAAGCTCGATCGTAATGGCGATTTGGAATGGGCGAAAACCGTGGAAACCCTTCCGGCTGAAATTCCAACCGCGATCATGAATGAAGACGGGATCGGTTATACTTTGGATTATTTGGAATGGCGGATGCCTGCGGGTTGGATGGATTATGTTAAAGAAACCCCGGATGGAGGGTTTATGGCGATTGGGCCTTTTTCAATGATTGCCATGAGTGGGTTGGATCTGCCCATTGATATGGAAGCAACGTTGGCCGCGCCGCTTCTTGCGGTGAAAATGGATGGCGATGGCAATTATGAGTGGGCGAAAATCATTACCGTGAAAACGGAAACGTATAAAAACGATTTGTTTGTTGAAAAAACAGCGGATAACGGATTTATTTTGGTGTGGAATTTTTCGACGGTGGATGCGGATTCCGATGAAAAAACCGCGCAATATACGGCCATGATCAATGAGATCAATACGGCTTTTGAGAATGGCGAGATGACGTTGGACGAGGCCACGGCGGCTTATGGGGAAATTCCGAAAGATTTGTACAACACGAGCCGTTATAATTTTTTAGTCATCAAAACGGATGAAAATTTCAACGGCCAATGGGTGAAACAAGTGGGCGGAGAAACTGCGATTTCCGCCACCGACACCGTGATGACTGTGGATCAAGGCGTGGCGATCATTGGCTCTGTTGGAGATTTCGTGAATGATAACGGAGAATATATGTATGTTGTTAAATTGGATGCGAACGGCAACGTTGGGGCATCTTCGGATTTTGTTTTTGATTACGAAGGGGGTTTTTCTTCCGAGGATGTAACCGCGTATGTGTTGATGAATGATTTGGAAGCCACGTCGTTGGATTATGATTTGGAAGCGAGGGATCAGTCTCCTTTTACACCATCCTATTCGAACACGGTTACGACAATTGACCCTGTTGCAGAGACGTCTGCTCCGCTTTGTACGATCGATTATTCCGAGTCCGCGGGGGATGTTGAGACCAAAACATGGGCCCAAATTTATTATGAAGGCGTGGAAAATGTGGAAACCACCAATGACACCAGTTTGGAAATTTACAATGAAATGATGCCGATTTTAAATGAGCTTTATAACAATGAGGTGAAGCTGTGGGATAATTTTTATGGAATGATGTTGGATTTTGCGTTCAGTCGGTTGACCACGGAAGAGGATGTGGCTGCGGTTCAGGACTATTATGAGGGTTTGGGTTATGAAAAAATAGAGGCCATTGGAGGCAATGATTTAACCATGAGTCGAGTGGGTCGAATGCTTAATTTTGATTTTTCGATCACGGATAAGATGAAGGGGACGCTGGAGGTGACGTGGTAG
- a CDS encoding deoxyhypusine synthase family protein → MQNSKFDGLSPAIKKLIDFNEGAGAGKAGKGTLSDSVKASKTPVSSFAERTLNHCNGGATYQAALWLKNHLDQGGKLVITLSGALSSFQVGVMLAELIRQDKVHLISATGANHEESYYRYVAHSHYAYIPRYTELTPEQEAELRDAGLRRITDTFLPEDESVRIMEPHLLKMWKDAQAKGERYFPYEYFRRLFSENLIQPDPKANPEDCWAYAAYQKNIPIVIPGFEDSTMGNIFASYTYSGKYRTDKTTILDQNVMKTGLEYFTSLYDWYQETSEDHPVAFLQLGGGIAADFPICIVPSLKHDLQYPKVRDWAGFIEIGSSPMSFGSYSGAGGKEKITWDKLSTQSYYQIIQSDATVVFPWMAAVLLGL, encoded by the coding sequence ATGCAAAACAGTAAATTCGACGGATTGTCGCCGGCGATTAAAAAACTCATTGATTTTAATGAAGGGGCCGGAGCCGGGAAAGCGGGCAAAGGCACGTTGAGCGATTCGGTGAAGGCGAGCAAAACGCCGGTGTCTTCGTTTGCGGAACGAACTTTGAACCATTGCAATGGCGGAGCCACGTATCAAGCCGCGTTGTGGTTGAAAAATCATTTGGACCAAGGCGGAAAGTTGGTGATCACGCTTTCCGGAGCCTTGAGTTCTTTTCAAGTGGGAGTCATGCTCGCGGAATTGATTCGCCAAGACAAAGTGCATTTGATTTCCGCGACCGGAGCCAACCACGAAGAATCGTATTATCGTTATGTGGCGCATTCGCATTATGCGTACATTCCGCGCTACACCGAGCTCACGCCCGAGCAGGAGGCCGAGCTTCGTGATGCAGGGTTGAGACGCATCACCGACACGTTTTTGCCCGAAGATGAAAGTGTTCGCATCATGGAACCGCATTTGCTTAAAATGTGGAAGGACGCGCAAGCCAAAGGCGAACGTTATTTTCCGTATGAATATTTTCGTCGATTGTTTTCGGAAAATTTAATTCAGCCGGATCCCAAAGCCAATCCCGAGGATTGTTGGGCGTATGCCGCGTATCAAAAAAACATTCCGATTGTGATTCCGGGGTTTGAAGATTCCACTATGGGAAATATTTTTGCGAGTTATACGTATTCGGGAAAATATCGCACGGACAAGACTACGATTTTGGATCAAAATGTGATGAAAACCGGGCTTGAGTATTTTACGTCTCTTTACGATTGGTATCAGGAAACGTCGGAAGATCATCCGGTGGCGTTTTTGCAATTGGGAGGCGGGATTGCCGCGGATTTTCCGATTTGCATTGTGCCTTCATTGAAACACGATTTGCAGTATCCCAAGGTGCGCGATTGGGCCGGATTCATTGAGATCGGTTCTTCGCCCATGTCTTTTGGGTCTTATTCCGGAGCCGGTGGCAAAGAAAAAATCACGTGGGACAAACTCTCGACCCAAAGTTATTACCAAATCATTCAAAGCGATGCCACAGTGGTGTTCCCGTGGATGGCGGCGGTTTTGTTGGGGTTGTAA